In Zobellia roscoffensis, the following are encoded in one genomic region:
- a CDS encoding peroxiredoxin-like family protein, which translates to MSELQDFQKLVIANASQVKGLTIGDKAPDFTLPNAMGNDVSLSEMLKTGIVIIKFYRGEWCPICNLDLREVQNNLSEIKSFGASFLAISPQKPDDALTAKEKNNLDFEVLSDASQKVIKAYNLQFDPGEDYHSRRDLTLLNGNGLKTLPVPATFIINTSQIIEAAHVEANYTERMGVSEILETLKVLVKKS; encoded by the coding sequence ATGAGTGAATTACAAGATTTTCAAAAATTAGTAATAGCTAATGCTTCGCAAGTTAAAGGGTTAACCATAGGAGATAAGGCTCCTGACTTTACTTTGCCCAATGCAATGGGTAATGATGTTTCACTTTCTGAAATGCTTAAAACAGGTATTGTAATTATCAAATTCTACCGTGGTGAATGGTGTCCTATTTGCAATCTAGATTTAAGGGAAGTTCAAAATAACCTATCTGAAATAAAATCATTTGGGGCATCTTTTTTGGCAATAAGCCCACAAAAACCAGATGATGCATTAACAGCAAAGGAAAAGAATAACTTAGATTTTGAAGTTTTAAGTGATGCTTCTCAAAAAGTGATAAAAGCCTATAATCTTCAGTTTGATCCAGGAGAAGACTATCATAGCCGCAGAGACTTAACCCTTCTAAATGGAAATGGATTAAAAACCCTGCCCGTTCCAGCTACTTTTATAATCAATACGAGTCAAATAATTGAAGCCGCACATGTTGAAGCTAATTATACGGAAAGAATGGGTGTGTCTGAGATTTTAGAGACTCTTAAAGTATTGGTTAAAAAATCGTAG
- a CDS encoding Ppx/GppA phosphatase family protein encodes MKLASIDIGSNAIRLQVIKVYEEADLISFKNLQLLRFPLRLGHDVFSQGKISEPTKEKFIKLMSTFKHLIDLYEVEDYYAVATSAMREASNGKEVSSHIMKEVGMKINIITGKKEATILNKAIKPTLQNRKYVHIDVGGGSTELNLLEGGKLLQSRSFKIGSVRQLTTKERAAVFLSMKEWIHSTSFYKSKNIVGIGTGGNINKLYGLANKASNMAISFAELKALRAYVNEFTYEQRMSILKMNPDRADVIIPASEIYLRVLKEMASDQILVPKVGLKDGLIYELYEQKTHKNLDKIEYLGYL; translated from the coding sequence ATGAAATTAGCATCAATAGATATAGGGTCCAACGCTATACGGCTCCAAGTCATAAAAGTATATGAAGAAGCCGATTTAATCAGCTTTAAGAATCTACAATTATTACGTTTCCCTTTACGCTTAGGTCACGATGTATTTTCTCAAGGAAAAATATCCGAACCAACAAAAGAAAAGTTCATTAAGCTCATGAGCACCTTTAAACATCTCATTGATTTATATGAGGTTGAAGATTACTACGCGGTAGCTACATCTGCCATGAGGGAAGCTAGCAACGGAAAGGAAGTTAGTAGCCATATTATGAAAGAAGTGGGAATGAAAATCAATATCATTACCGGAAAGAAGGAAGCTACTATTCTTAATAAAGCCATAAAACCAACTTTACAAAATAGAAAATACGTGCATATTGATGTGGGTGGTGGTAGTACCGAACTAAATTTACTTGAAGGAGGAAAACTTTTACAAAGTAGGTCTTTTAAAATAGGATCGGTCCGCCAGTTAACCACTAAAGAACGTGCGGCCGTTTTTCTTTCTATGAAAGAATGGATACATTCTACTAGCTTTTACAAGTCCAAAAACATAGTAGGTATTGGTACCGGAGGAAATATTAACAAACTCTACGGATTGGCCAACAAAGCCTCTAATATGGCTATATCTTTTGCCGAATTGAAAGCGTTAAGAGCATATGTAAACGAGTTTACATATGAGCAACGAATGTCCATTCTAAAAATGAATCCGGATCGCGCAGATGTTATTATTCCTGCTTCCGAAATTTATTTGAGGGTACTAAAAGAAATGGCAAGTGATCAAATTCTTGTACCCAAAGTGGGACTAAAAGACGGTTTAATCTATGAGCTCTATGAACAAAAAACTCACAAAAATTTAGACAAAATCGAGTATTTAGGTTACTTATAA
- a CDS encoding sulfatase-like hydrolase/transferase, giving the protein MKTTKPPLNQYLFITLILISILLTSCQTKTKKNEKEVAFSSEIELPKRPNILWLVTEDMGPYIPSFGDSTIVTPNLSRLAKEGVVYPNMYSISGVCAPSRAAITTGMYPSSIGASHMRTTSYTEETGLPSYGAVPPAEVRMVSELLRINGYYCTNNDKEDYQFKAPKTAWDESSPYAHWRNKGEDQPFFSVFNFTDTHESGLFEPYGFKHIETRHYQSGNRDYIWDSGRMSEEETPEHLSKDTKFNIPPYLPDTPKVRRDMWKMYNNIAEMDRQVGAVLKQLEEDGLLESTIIFFYGDHGGPLPREKRLVYDSGLNTPMIIRFPDKQHSETIDKELLSFVDFAPTLLSLIGIEPPSYLQGQAFLGEYKAKKEREYIHGAADRFDGFTDAIRAVRDGQFKYIRNYRPDQGYYLPVEYRERIPTMQELLRLRDEGNLDSIQALWFREQKDAEELYDCKTDPYEVNNLAKDPIYKNKLEELRIEMDQWLAIIEDEPNLPERDLIAKLWKGKENQPVTADPQIANSSNEITLKCSTNGASLGYKIIDADGTIPKVWSVYLKPFKIPEGNKVIAQAYRIGFEPSKVVE; this is encoded by the coding sequence ATGAAAACCACCAAACCACCATTAAATCAATACCTTTTTATTACACTTATTTTAATAAGTATTCTTCTCACGAGTTGTCAAACAAAAACTAAAAAAAACGAAAAAGAAGTTGCATTTTCTTCAGAAATAGAATTGCCCAAACGTCCTAATATTTTGTGGTTGGTTACGGAAGATATGGGTCCGTACATACCTTCTTTTGGAGACTCAACAATTGTAACACCTAATCTAAGTCGCCTAGCTAAAGAAGGTGTTGTATATCCTAATATGTATTCAATTTCTGGGGTTTGTGCCCCAAGTAGAGCAGCTATTACTACAGGAATGTATCCGTCTAGTATTGGAGCTAGTCATATGCGGACTACATCCTATACAGAGGAGACAGGTTTGCCATCTTACGGGGCGGTTCCTCCAGCAGAGGTTCGGATGGTTAGTGAGTTACTTCGTATAAATGGATACTACTGTACGAATAATGATAAAGAAGATTATCAATTTAAAGCTCCCAAAACGGCTTGGGATGAAAGTAGTCCTTACGCACATTGGCGAAATAAGGGTGAGGATCAGCCTTTCTTTTCAGTGTTCAATTTTACTGATACGCATGAATCCGGGTTATTTGAGCCTTATGGATTTAAACATATAGAAACAAGGCATTATCAATCAGGGAATAGAGATTATATTTGGGATTCGGGTAGGATGTCTGAAGAAGAAACTCCAGAACACTTGTCTAAAGACACGAAGTTTAATATTCCTCCGTATTTGCCGGATACGCCCAAGGTGCGTCGCGATATGTGGAAGATGTACAACAACATTGCAGAAATGGATAGGCAAGTTGGTGCGGTGTTAAAACAGTTGGAGGAAGATGGACTTTTAGAAAGTACCATTATCTTTTTCTATGGTGATCATGGAGGACCATTACCAAGGGAAAAACGTTTGGTTTATGATTCTGGATTAAATACACCTATGATTATAAGGTTTCCCGACAAACAGCATTCAGAAACTATAGATAAAGAACTGCTAAGTTTTGTGGATTTTGCGCCAACTTTACTGTCTTTAATAGGAATTGAACCGCCTAGTTATTTACAAGGTCAGGCTTTTTTAGGAGAATATAAGGCGAAAAAGGAACGTGAATATATCCATGGAGCAGCAGACCGTTTTGATGGATTTACGGACGCCATCCGTGCGGTACGCGATGGTCAATTTAAATATATAAGAAACTATAGACCTGATCAAGGTTATTACTTGCCTGTTGAATACCGGGAAAGGATTCCCACCATGCAAGAATTATTGCGATTACGGGATGAAGGAAATTTAGATAGTATTCAAGCCCTTTGGTTTAGAGAGCAAAAAGATGCTGAAGAATTATATGACTGTAAGACCGATCCGTACGAAGTGAACAATTTGGCAAAAGACCCTATTTATAAAAATAAGCTGGAAGAATTACGAATAGAAATGGACCAATGGCTCGCAATAATAGAAGATGAACCTAATCTTCCAGAAAGAGATTTGATTGCCAAATTATGGAAAGGTAAAGAAAACCAACCTGTAACAGCAGACCCGCAGATTGCAAATTCGAGTAATGAAATTACCCTTAAGTGTTCTACAAATGGAGCTTCATTAGGGTACAAAATTATAGACGCAGATGGAACTATCCCAAAAGTATGGTCCGTTTACCTAAAACCATTTAAAATTCCAGAAGGAAACAAAGTAATTGCGCAGGCCTATAGAATTGGTTTTGAGCCTAGTAAAGTGGTGGAGTAG
- a CDS encoding M90 family metallopeptidase, translating to MSANFFVVLPFLLLVTLIVWRIWFYKKEIDLKGFTQDWRDILNKKVSFYADLPLTDKFRFEEEILYFFDDVTITGVKIEINDLDRLLVAASAVIPLFGFPELRYRNINEVLLYKGSFNEDNQTEGEGRNILGKVGSGNMNRLMILSLPALRAGFENENSKSNVGIHEFVHLIDKADGAVDGIPESLMQKQYVAPWLKLMHKEIDNIRERESDINPYGATNEVEFLSVASEYFFNNPKTFQKKHPELYDLMKKMYRFTR from the coding sequence ATGTCTGCAAATTTTTTTGTTGTTCTTCCTTTTCTTCTGTTGGTTACATTAATTGTTTGGCGAATTTGGTTCTATAAAAAAGAGATTGATTTAAAAGGTTTTACCCAAGATTGGCGAGATATACTGAATAAGAAAGTATCTTTTTATGCTGATTTGCCTCTTACGGATAAGTTTCGTTTTGAGGAGGAAATATTATATTTTTTTGATGATGTTACTATCACAGGTGTGAAGATTGAAATTAATGACCTAGATCGTTTATTAGTAGCTGCTAGTGCTGTCATACCTCTTTTCGGTTTCCCTGAATTACGCTACCGAAACATTAATGAAGTATTGCTTTATAAAGGTAGTTTTAATGAAGATAACCAGACGGAAGGAGAAGGACGTAATATTTTGGGTAAGGTGGGATCGGGAAATATGAATCGCCTGATGATTTTATCACTACCTGCACTTCGCGCGGGGTTTGAAAACGAAAACTCTAAATCTAATGTGGGCATTCATGAATTTGTTCATTTAATAGATAAGGCAGATGGTGCGGTAGACGGTATTCCTGAAAGTTTAATGCAAAAACAGTACGTTGCTCCTTGGTTAAAATTAATGCACAAAGAGATTGATAATATTAGAGAAAGAGAATCGGACATTAATCCTTATGGGGCTACCAATGAAGTAGAGTTTTTGAGTGTAGCTAGTGAGTATTTTTTTAACAACCCTAAGACCTTTCAAAAAAAGCACCCGGAACTTTATGACTTAATGAAGAAAATGTATCGGTTTACTCGATAA
- a CDS encoding cation:proton antiporter, which translates to MDLFTIISVLMVLVAIFAYLNSRFLKLQTTIGTMIISIAFSLAILGLSKLFPELIELEKNIVGSINFKKLLMDGLLSFMLFAGAVHVNINELKSQKWKIVAFASLGVLVSTAFVGSIFFWVLQQLGMPLPLVHCLLFGALISPTDPISVLGILKKVGIKKSMETTIVGESLFNDGVGVVIFLTLLQFANAGNLDGIEPLSIAENFLVEIGGGLLFGYVLGRIAHRAISKINSYETEVLITLGMVMGGYALAGKIGVSGPISMVVAGLFIGNKTYRQEKKETTVDYVDKFWQLIDILTNAVLFVLIGLEIVLIPFTQQLILVGILAAIVVIVSRYLSVSALVILLRKWLSFDSKTSLLMTWGGLRGGISIAMALSLPVDVSWDYIVPVTYLVVIFSIIVQGLTLEKVIVRITK; encoded by the coding sequence ATGGATTTATTTACTATTATTAGTGTACTTATGGTCTTGGTGGCGATTTTTGCATACCTCAATTCTCGGTTCTTAAAATTACAGACCACTATAGGAACTATGATTATCTCCATTGCTTTTTCTTTGGCAATATTAGGGTTGTCCAAGTTATTTCCAGAGCTAATCGAACTAGAAAAGAACATAGTGGGTTCCATCAATTTTAAAAAATTATTGATGGATGGACTATTGAGCTTTATGTTATTCGCAGGAGCAGTCCACGTAAATATTAATGAATTGAAATCCCAGAAATGGAAAATAGTTGCTTTTGCAAGTTTAGGCGTGTTGGTTTCCACAGCTTTTGTAGGAAGTATTTTTTTCTGGGTTTTACAGCAACTAGGCATGCCTTTACCTCTTGTACATTGCTTATTATTTGGAGCTCTTATTTCACCAACAGACCCAATATCTGTTTTAGGGATTTTAAAGAAAGTTGGTATTAAAAAATCTATGGAGACTACTATAGTAGGGGAAAGTCTTTTTAATGATGGAGTGGGAGTGGTTATATTTTTGACTTTGTTGCAATTTGCCAATGCCGGGAATTTAGACGGGATTGAACCGCTAAGCATAGCAGAGAATTTTCTGGTGGAAATTGGAGGAGGCCTGCTTTTTGGGTATGTTTTAGGACGTATTGCGCATAGGGCCATTTCAAAAATTAATTCCTACGAAACAGAGGTCCTTATTACCTTAGGCATGGTAATGGGCGGTTATGCTTTGGCGGGGAAAATTGGTGTTTCAGGCCCTATTAGTATGGTTGTAGCCGGACTTTTTATTGGGAACAAAACGTATCGTCAAGAGAAAAAAGAGACCACTGTAGATTATGTAGATAAATTTTGGCAGCTAATAGATATTTTAACTAATGCAGTGCTATTTGTTTTGATAGGTTTGGAAATAGTGTTAATTCCATTTACACAACAACTAATACTAGTTGGCATTTTGGCAGCTATTGTAGTTATAGTATCACGTTATTTATCTGTTAGTGCTTTAGTAATATTATTAAGAAAATGGTTGTCCTTTGATTCTAAAACATCTTTATTGATGACATGGGGTGGACTAAGGGGAGGAATATCAATAGCTATGGCTCTATCCTTACCGGTAGATGTTTCATGGGATTATATTGTACCAGTAACATATTTGGTGGTGATTTTTTCTATTATTGTACAGGGTTTGACTTTAGAGAAAGTAATTGTTCGTATAACAAAATAA
- a CDS encoding alpha/beta hydrolase: MNKLIFLTVFAMSINAFSQDVIMPLWPKGKIPNQIVSNEKEVHEQKDILRISKVQEPTIEVYLPSKKNATGQAVLIFPGGGYSILAYDWEGTDIAKFLNSKGIAGIVVKYRLPSSISQTNQEYVPLIDVQRALRMVRSKAEEFHIDATKIGIMGFSAGGHLASTLGTHFDEKIYDPIDEVDKLSARPDFMVLCYPVISMNESWAHNGSQNNLLTKKPRSGLTDYFSNEKQVNTTTPPTFLVHASDDKGVPVENSLVFYRALIKNEVPAAMHIFPKGGHGFGLGLKDKYLRTWPELLFGWMESLD, translated from the coding sequence ATGAATAAATTAATATTTCTTACCGTATTTGCAATGAGTATAAACGCTTTTTCACAAGACGTTATAATGCCGTTATGGCCAAAAGGTAAGATACCTAACCAGATAGTATCTAATGAAAAGGAGGTTCATGAGCAGAAAGACATTTTACGAATAAGTAAAGTACAAGAACCAACAATTGAAGTATACCTACCATCAAAAAAGAATGCCACGGGGCAGGCGGTATTGATTTTTCCTGGAGGAGGATATAGTATTTTGGCTTATGATTGGGAAGGAACCGATATTGCCAAATTTTTGAACAGTAAGGGTATAGCTGGTATTGTGGTTAAATACCGTTTACCATCATCTATTTCTCAGACGAACCAAGAGTATGTACCTTTGATTGATGTACAGCGGGCATTACGAATGGTCCGTAGTAAAGCCGAAGAGTTTCATATTGATGCGACTAAAATTGGTATAATGGGGTTTTCTGCGGGAGGACATTTAGCCTCTACTTTGGGTACCCACTTTGATGAAAAAATATACGACCCAATTGATGAGGTTGATAAGTTAAGCGCAAGACCAGATTTTATGGTATTGTGTTACCCAGTCATTAGTATGAATGAATCTTGGGCCCATAATGGTTCTCAGAATAATTTATTGACTAAAAAGCCAAGGTCAGGTTTGACTGATTATTTCAGTAATGAGAAGCAGGTAAATACTACCACACCTCCTACCTTTTTAGTGCATGCTTCTGATGATAAGGGCGTTCCTGTAGAAAACAGTTTGGTGTTTTACAGGGCGTTGATTAAAAATGAAGTTCCGGCGGCTATGCATATTTTTCCAAAAGGGGGTCATGGTTTTGGTTTGGGGTTAAAAGATAAGTATTTACGAACCTGGCCTGAACTGCTTTTCGGTTGGATGGAGAGTTTAGATTAG
- a CDS encoding M15 family metallopeptidase gives MRNFYSAIVLLVFFISCGESPKNKKDLEQKKEVVVQQVDTVVNEKRPKKIFRTFDKLTDTTFVRLADFSDGFGYELRYATKNNFLKEKVYECAECYTRVKTAKALLKVNEEFKKSGVRIKFFDCYRPNSVQYKMWKIVPNPQYVANPKKGSIHNKGGAVDITLESLDGEELDMGTDFDFFGKRAYHDNFDLPKEILANRKLLKETMEKYGFWSTRTEWWHYNLDGAHRYPIANFKWNCN, from the coding sequence ATGAGGAATTTTTATAGTGCGATTGTTCTTTTAGTTTTTTTTATTTCGTGTGGTGAAAGTCCCAAGAATAAGAAGGATTTAGAGCAAAAAAAAGAGGTAGTTGTTCAGCAAGTTGATACGGTCGTAAATGAGAAAAGGCCAAAAAAAATATTCCGAACTTTTGATAAACTGACTGATACTACATTTGTGCGTTTAGCTGATTTTAGTGATGGCTTTGGGTATGAATTACGGTATGCCACTAAGAATAATTTTCTAAAAGAAAAAGTTTACGAATGTGCAGAATGTTATACCCGTGTAAAAACGGCAAAGGCATTATTAAAAGTTAATGAAGAGTTTAAAAAGAGTGGTGTACGGATTAAATTTTTTGATTGTTATAGACCAAATTCTGTTCAATATAAAATGTGGAAAATTGTCCCAAATCCTCAGTATGTAGCCAATCCAAAGAAAGGTTCTATTCATAATAAAGGTGGTGCGGTAGATATTACTTTAGAGTCATTGGATGGGGAGGAACTGGATATGGGAACGGATTTTGATTTCTTTGGAAAACGGGCTTACCATGATAATTTTGATCTGCCAAAAGAGATACTGGCTAATAGAAAACTTTTAAAGGAAACGATGGAAAAGTACGGCTTTTGGTCTACCAGAACAGAATGGTGGCATTATAATTTGGATGGAGCGCATAGGTATCCAATTGCTAATTTTAAGTGGAATTGTAACTAA
- a CDS encoding DUF5060 domain-containing protein, with amino-acid sequence MCSHRPMKFFVLISSLVFVLSSCTKKDNNKNYLLEGSLKKWQPLTLTFNGPEVSEMDSINPFLDYSLLVNFSNKDTTYTVHGYFATDGDAANSSAENGNKWRAKFTPGETGKWKFKAYLMEGENIAVKQFTLPKKNKSIWNVNGEFQIQPVDSTANGFYRTGMLVYDNAHYLKQSETGKPFLKNGVGSPENFLAYSEFDGTYDNGGPATPTLHEGLHDYSAHVDDWKDSDPVWGFYNGKGIIGALNYLSGKGMNSLYFLAMNENGDGNDVWPWVAPNEQTRYDVSKLDQWEMVLTHMDELGMAMNVFTQETENDTILNKGELGLERKLFYKELVARFGHHLGVVWNLGEETNRSPEQLKSYADYIRKIDPYNHPIAVHNHVRVTGERREGRPLDPIKETFTPMLGYRNFEVPSLQMYDTTEVHKEVKKWLNLSVQKKKPWIVYLDEIGHWDIGVTTDTAANNNHDMVMHSSLWGSLMSGAAGTSWYFGGKDVPNNDISAEDFRARDAWWDISNNAKKFFEDHLPYETMQNHDELVSNDKAYCFAKKDEIYVVYLPKNQTTDLTIGDGAFTIAFYDPKVGGMLFDKQNEGWKITKPNSVELSAYNGQKEKDWVIVIARK; translated from the coding sequence ATGTGTTCCCACAGACCAATGAAGTTCTTTGTACTTATTAGCTCACTTGTATTTGTGCTAAGTTCGTGTACAAAAAAAGATAATAACAAGAACTATCTGCTAGAAGGCAGCCTAAAAAAATGGCAGCCACTAACTTTAACTTTTAATGGGCCAGAGGTATCGGAAATGGATTCTATAAATCCTTTTTTAGACTATTCCTTACTTGTTAATTTTTCAAATAAAGATACAACTTATACGGTTCACGGCTATTTTGCAACAGATGGTGATGCTGCCAATTCTAGCGCCGAAAATGGAAATAAGTGGCGAGCTAAATTTACTCCTGGTGAAACAGGGAAATGGAAGTTTAAAGCTTATTTGATGGAAGGTGAAAATATAGCCGTTAAACAATTCACTTTACCTAAGAAAAATAAAAGTATTTGGAATGTAAATGGAGAATTTCAGATTCAACCAGTAGACTCAACTGCAAATGGATTTTACCGTACAGGAATGTTGGTTTACGACAACGCGCATTATCTAAAGCAAAGTGAAACGGGAAAACCTTTTTTAAAAAATGGAGTAGGAAGTCCGGAGAATTTTTTAGCCTATTCTGAATTTGATGGTACTTACGATAATGGAGGTCCTGCCACACCAACATTGCATGAAGGTCTTCATGACTATTCGGCCCACGTTGATGATTGGAAAGATTCGGATCCGGTTTGGGGTTTTTACAATGGTAAAGGCATAATAGGGGCACTTAATTACTTGTCCGGAAAGGGAATGAATAGCCTTTATTTTCTTGCGATGAACGAAAATGGAGATGGTAATGATGTATGGCCATGGGTAGCACCCAATGAACAAACACGGTATGACGTGAGTAAATTAGATCAATGGGAAATGGTTTTAACCCATATGGATGAGTTGGGAATGGCCATGAATGTATTTACACAAGAAACGGAGAATGATACCATTTTAAACAAAGGAGAGCTAGGACTCGAAAGAAAACTTTTTTATAAAGAATTAGTAGCTCGTTTTGGTCATCATTTAGGTGTGGTCTGGAATTTAGGAGAAGAAACAAACCGTAGTCCTGAGCAGTTAAAAAGTTATGCCGATTACATTCGTAAAATTGATCCCTATAATCATCCCATTGCCGTTCATAATCATGTTAGGGTTACTGGTGAGCGTAGGGAAGGTAGACCTTTAGACCCTATAAAAGAAACATTTACGCCTATGTTGGGGTATCGTAATTTTGAAGTTCCTTCTTTACAAATGTACGATACTACAGAAGTGCATAAAGAAGTGAAAAAATGGTTGAATTTATCCGTACAGAAGAAGAAGCCGTGGATAGTTTATCTTGATGAAATTGGTCATTGGGATATTGGCGTTACGACAGATACGGCAGCAAATAATAATCATGACATGGTTATGCACAGCAGTCTTTGGGGTAGTTTAATGTCTGGTGCAGCAGGAACTTCGTGGTATTTTGGCGGTAAAGATGTTCCAAATAATGATATTTCGGCAGAGGATTTTAGGGCTCGTGATGCATGGTGGGATATTAGTAACAATGCCAAAAAATTCTTTGAAGACCATTTGCCGTATGAAACAATGCAGAATCATGACGAGTTGGTCAGTAATGATAAAGCATATTGTTTTGCTAAAAAGGATGAAATCTACGTAGTGTATCTACCAAAAAATCAAACCACTGATCTGACTATAGGCGATGGAGCTTTTACGATAGCTTTTTATGACCCTAAAGTAGGAGGTATGTTGTTTGATAAACAGAATGAGGGATGGAAAATTACCAAGCCCAACAGTGTTGAACTGTCTGCTTATAACGGTCAAAAAGAGAAAGATTGGGTTATTGTAATAGCAAGAAAGTAA
- a CDS encoding sugar phosphate isomerase/epimerase family protein, whose product MRKINVFIATALFTLSLSAQEVGLQLYSLRNQFKTDVPGTLETIKGWGITKIEGGETYGLSLEEFKKLLKTNSLDVVSVGAKFGDLENNAQQVVENAKAYGAKYVMCAWVPHDDNKWDLEETKHASEVFNKAGKLLKENGITLAYHPHGYEFRPYEDGTLFDYMVKNATDYTFELDVFWAQHGGADPLALMKKYKSKFTLLHLKDMEKGVKGNNTGQEDHETNVVLGQGQVDIAGIVAEAKELGIEYMFIEDESSSVVEQVPQSLSYLKSLD is encoded by the coding sequence ATGAGAAAAATTAATGTTTTTATCGCAACAGCTCTTTTTACGCTATCGCTATCGGCACAAGAAGTAGGTTTGCAACTTTATAGTTTACGTAATCAGTTTAAAACCGATGTACCAGGAACACTGGAGACCATAAAAGGTTGGGGCATTACAAAAATTGAAGGAGGAGAAACGTATGGTTTGTCTCTAGAGGAGTTCAAGAAGTTATTAAAAACCAATAGTCTTGACGTGGTGAGTGTTGGTGCTAAATTTGGTGATTTAGAAAACAACGCACAACAGGTTGTGGAAAATGCAAAAGCATATGGAGCAAAGTATGTAATGTGTGCATGGGTTCCTCATGACGACAATAAGTGGGATTTAGAAGAGACCAAGCATGCTTCTGAAGTATTTAATAAAGCTGGCAAACTTCTAAAAGAGAACGGTATTACATTGGCATATCACCCTCATGGATATGAATTTCGCCCGTATGAAGATGGAACTTTGTTTGATTATATGGTGAAAAACGCCACTGATTACACTTTTGAATTAGATGTTTTTTGGGCACAACACGGAGGAGCAGACCCATTGGCGTTGATGAAGAAGTACAAATCTAAATTCACTTTACTTCACCTTAAGGATATGGAAAAAGGTGTCAAAGGCAATAACACGGGACAGGAAGACCATGAGACAAATGTTGTTTTAGGTCAAGGTCAAGTAGATATTGCAGGAATTGTTGCTGAAGCTAAAGAGTTAGGTATTGAGTATATGTTTATTGAAGATGAATCTTCTAGCGTTGTAGAGCAAGTTCCTCAAAGTTTGAGTTATTTGAAGAGTCTGGATTAA
- a CDS encoding gluconate 2-dehydrogenase subunit 3 family protein, translating into MDRRKSIQTMILGAGASAIAFHGCKTEGGEPAVPETAVTTDTNYFGRTPKELERIEKLNAEELFNAHEMETIAVLSTVILPPKEPHGGPLEANVPEFIEFIGKDMPDMQNTLLGGLMWLDHKSNTDNGIEFKGATLEQQKQILDQICNQDLEVPLDNQPLEIQFFALMRNLVVTGYYTSKVGLADLGYKGNSPNVWDGVPDDVLKKHGVAYDPEWIAKCVDQSKRNDIAEWDENGNLLT; encoded by the coding sequence ATGGACAGAAGAAAAAGTATACAGACCATGATATTGGGTGCAGGAGCCAGTGCAATCGCTTTTCACGGATGTAAGACCGAAGGCGGAGAACCTGCAGTACCGGAAACAGCCGTTACCACGGATACCAATTATTTTGGAAGGACGCCCAAAGAATTGGAGCGCATAGAGAAATTGAATGCGGAAGAATTGTTCAATGCGCATGAAATGGAAACTATTGCTGTTCTGAGTACGGTAATCCTTCCTCCTAAAGAACCACATGGAGGCCCATTGGAGGCTAATGTTCCCGAATTTATAGAATTTATAGGAAAAGATATGCCCGATATGCAGAATACATTATTGGGTGGTTTAATGTGGTTGGACCACAAGTCGAACACGGATAACGGAATAGAGTTCAAAGGTGCTACTTTAGAGCAACAGAAGCAGATTCTAGACCAAATTTGTAACCAGGATTTGGAAGTGCCGTTAGATAACCAACCGCTGGAAATTCAATTTTTTGCGTTAATGCGCAATTTGGTGGTTACAGGTTACTATACCTCTAAAGTGGGCTTAGCAGATTTGGGTTACAAGGGCAATTCACCAAACGTTTGGGACGGTGTTCCTGATGATGTTCTCAAGAAACACGGAGTTGCTTATGACCCTGAGTGGATAGCAAAATGCGTGGACCAGAGCAAACGTAATGACATTGCCGAATGGGACGAGAACGGGAATTTACTAACATAG